The nucleotide window TAGCCTCCGTGGGTGTGTATATGTTGCCTGTGCTCTTGTGCATGTCTAATTGTACTGTACATTGGTTCATGTGTGAACATACAGCTATAGTTTAAACTGTAAATTACACTGTATACCTTTCTATGCTTGTTTGTGTATGTATTACACCATGGTAATAGACTGTGTGAATGCAATTAGTATAGAGTGATTTGATGTATTCATATATGAGGTGTTTGTTTCACAGTCTGGTACATTAATACTACAGCCCAGTTTCTCTACTACTTGTTATTATATCTATGTGCACTGATGTAATAATCAGTGTTTTTGCATGTTTGTTAGTccatgcgtgtatgtgtgtatttatgtgcacgtgtgtgggtgtgcgtctacgttttatgtgtgtttgtgtgtgcgtgtgtgtgtaagcagAGGAAGGGAGCTGCTTGAAGGAGAGCAGTAGTGATGGAGCCTGAAAGCCCTGCAGCGCAGCTGTTCTCCCAGTGCATCGTCAACTTCACCACTGAGCCTAcaacactctgctctgctctgccagcCCTAACCCCCACTCTCCTCTTATCTCACTCTCgccatgcatctctctctctctctctctctctctctctctctctctctctctctctctctctctctctctctctctctctctctctctctctctctctctctctctctctctctcgcttcattGTTATCTCACTCGTGCTCCACTTTGCTCTGCCTCTCCTCCAATGAATATATGATCTTATTTAGCTAAATCTATATATGGGTCTATCTTTTCCTTCATCTACAAACAGTTTTGGAATAGCCCCCCTGTTTCTCTTCTCCGGTATATTTAATCCTTCCCTTCACATGCCTCTTTCTTGTTGAATttcattttctttattttctttctttatatttattttagctattttctcctcttttctctgACTCGCCATTCCTGTCTTTTTCCTTCTCGCCAATCAACTACCCCCCCATTCTCTCTTCATCCAGCACCCCCTTAATGATGACTGGTTCCAATCAACTACCCCCCCATTCTCTCTTCATCCAGCACCCCCTTAATGATGACTGGTTAATAGAGTTGTGAGCcttgtgagtgaatgagtgagtgactGCCTGTCGGTCTGACTGCGTGACTGCTCTGTTGATTACTCAATCAAGTCCTCTGCTCTTGTTATGCCATGTTAGGGggtggggccaatgagtgacggACAGCCGTCAGAGAGGAGTGTAAGCGATGTATCGCTGTGGTGACCGCCCAACGATTTAGGGAAATGGAGTGATAAGAGCAGAGTGGAAGAGGCTTAGGCCTGGAGGAGCTGGCATTAAACCACtgcgttgctttggctgtatgcttggggtcattgtcctgttggaatgtaaatcttcgccccagcctaaggtcgtttgcactcttaagcaggttttcatcaaggatttgcctgtatttggctccatttcATTGTCCCCTCTATCCATacataccagtctcccagtccctgccgctgaaaagcatccccatagcatgatgctgccaccactatgcttcacagtagggatgggaCCAGACGgttgatgagctgtgcctggttttcgccatacatacagtagtgcatgcattcaggcaaaatagttacatttttgtctcatcagaccacataatATTTTGCTTTATGCTCTCAGAGTCGTTCACATGcccttttgcaaactccaggcgtgctgtcatgtgcttttttctTAGGAGTGGCCTCTGtatggccactctcccataaagccctgATTAGTGAAGTggtgtagagactgttgtccttctggcaggttctcccatctcagccaaggaactttGTAATTCTGTCAGAGTGgacattgggttcttggtcacctccctgaccaaggtccttctcgcCCTGGTTGCTCAGTTTAATCgaacggccagctctaggcagagtctgggtagttctaTATTTCTTCAATTTCCCAATGAttgagaccactgtgctcttggaaactttcaacactctagaaattgtttcATACCCTTCTCCAGaaatatgcctcatcacaattttATCTCAGAGATCTACGGACAGATCTGTGGACTTCATGAtatggtttctgctctgacatgcactgccaacagTGGGACCTTAAACCATGTCTAAACAATTTCATTtggcacaggtggactccaatcaagttgtagtaacatctcaaggatgataaaaggaagttggatgcacctgagctcaatttaaaatgtcatagcaaaggggtgtgaatacttacagtaccagtcaaacgtttggacacaccaactcattccagggttttcctttatttttactattttctacattgtagaataatagtgaagatatcaaaatatgaaataacacatatgggagcatatagtaaccaaaaaagtgttaaacaaatccaaatatattttatatttgagattcttcaaagtagccaccctttgccttgatgacagctttgcccactcttggcattctctcaaccagcttcatgaggtagtcacatggaatgcatttcaattaacacacgtgccttgttaaaagttaatttgtggaatttctttacttcttaatgcatttgagccaatcagttgtgttgtgacaaggtaggggtggtatacagaatatagccctatttggtaaaatattaagtccatattatggcaagaacaggaaaatttcaagaactttgatagtttcttcaagtgcagtcgcaaaaaccatcaagctctatgatgaagctggctctcatgagaaccaccttaggaaaggaagacccagagttacctctgctgcagaggatcagttcattagagttaccagcctcagaaattgcagcccaaataaatgcttcacagagtttaagtaacagacacatctcaacatcaatttttcagaggagactgggtgaatcaggaattgctgcaaaggacaccaataataataagagacttgcttgggccaagaaccacgagcaatggatattagaccagtgagaatttgtcctttggtctgatgagatttttggttccaaccgccgtgtctttgtgagacgcagaatcaGTGATCttagatgatctctgcatgtgtggttcccattgtgaaatatggaggaagaggtgtgatggtgtgggtgtgctttgctggtgacactgtctgtgatttatttagaattcaaggcacacttaaccagcatggctaccacagcattctgcagcgatacgccatcccatcccatcccatctggtttgggcttagtgggactatcatttgtttttcaacaggacaatgacccaacacacctccaggctgggtaatggctattttaccaagaaggagagtgatggagttctgcattagatgacctggcctccacaatcacccaacctcaacccaattgagatgatttgggatgagttggacctcagagtgaaggaaaagcagtcaactagtgctcagcatatgtgggaactcattcaagactgttggaaaagcattccaggtgaagctggttgagagaatgccaagagtgtgcaaagctgtcatcaaggcaaagggtggctactttgaggaatcgttgctacatgattccatatgtgttatttcatagttttgatgtcttcactattattgtacaatgtagaaaatagtttaaaaaaaaatcattttaataagtaggtgtgcccaaacttttgactggtacttgctgtaaattagatatttctgaaacatgtctaaaaacatattttcactttgtcattatgaggtattgtgcgtagatggtggagattattataattttttttaatcaattttgaattcaggctgtaacgcaacaaaatgttgaataagtcaaggagtatgaatactttctgaaggcactgcatgaATAAGATAATATTCATAggttcatttgtgtgtgtgtgtgtgtgtgtgtgtgtgtgtgtgtgtgtgtgtgtgtgtgtgtgtgtgtgtgtgtgtgtgtgtgtgtgtgtgtgtgtgtgtgagagtattcTTACTTCTTTTGTTTTGATCCAGAGCCCATTAATCAGAAGAGTCCAGCAGTACACTTGTTCAGTGCTATTCCAGGGCCTAGTTGTTTTTCTCCTCTGTGTTATATTAAGGCATTGTTTTAAAAGTGGTTCACCAGCTTCTCTTTTTCTGCCAGAGTGAGTAAAAATAGAAACTTTCATGCTCTCTCAATGTACTTTCCCTCCAGGAAGTGCACATCTGTGGGGTTATTGGATTGGCTGCCCTTTTGTCATGTGGCGCCCCCGTTCTCAGGCTCCCATTGGTTGGCACCTGTGGGTCTCTTTGAAGGAAAGCCTTTCTGACGGGACTCAGGAGCCCAGAGGAGTTGTTGTGGAAGTGGGAAAGAAGGACAGTGTTGGTGGGTGGGAGGCTGGAGCACGGTGGGGGTGGTGAGTGGTGGGGGGTTGGAGATTGGCGGGCTGAAGCAGTGAGGGGGAAGAGTGGTGGGGGCTAAAGCAGTGAGGGTGGAGGTTGGTGGGTGCTGAAGCAGTGAGGGTGGAAAGTGGTgggtgctaaagcagtgagtgtGGAAAGTGGTGGGTGCTAAAGCAGTGAGGGTGGTGAGTGGTGGGGGCTGAAGCAGTGAGGGTGGAGGGTGGTGGGGGCTGAAGCAGTGAGGGTGGAGGGTGGTGGGGGCTGAAGCAGTGAGGGGGGAGAGTGGTGAGGGCTGAAGCAGTGAGGCGGGAGAGTGGTGAAGGCTGAAGCAGTGAGGGGGGAGAGTGGTGGGTGCTGAAGCAGTGAGGGGGGAGAGTGGTGAAGACTGAAGCAGTGAGGGGGGAGAGTGGTGAAGGCTGAAGCAGTGAGGGGGGAGAGTGGTGGTTGCTGAAGCAGTGAGGGTGGAGGGTGGTGGGTGCTgaaggagtgaggggggagagTGGTGGGGGCTGAAGCAGTACGGGTGGTGAGGGCTGAAGCAGTGAGGGGGGAGAGTGGTGAGGGCTGAAGCAGTGAGGGGGGAGAGTGGTGGGGGCTGAAGCAGTACGGGTGGTGAGTGGTGGGGGCTGAAGCAGTACGGGTGGAGAGTGGTGGGGGCTGAAGCAGTACGGGTGGTGAGTGGTGGGGGCTGAAGCAGTACGGGTGGAGAGTGGTGGGGGCTGAAGCAGTACGGGTGGTGAGTGGTGGGGGCTGAAGCAGTAAGGGTGGAGGGTGGTGGGTGCTgaaggagtgaggggggagagTGGTGGGGGCTGAAGCAGTACGGGTGGTGAGGGCTGAAGCAGTGAGGGGGGAGAGTGGTGAAGCTGAAGCAGTGAGGGGGGAGAGTGGTGGGGGCTGAAGCAGTACGGGTGGTGAGTGGTGGGGGCTGAAGCAGTACGGGTGGAGAGTGGTGGGGGCTGAAGCAGTACGGGTGGTGAGTGGTGGGGGCTGAAGCAGTACGGGTGGAGAGTGGTGGGGGCTGAAGCAGTACGGGTGGTGAGTGGTGGGGGCTGAAGCAGTGAGGGGGGAGAGTGGTGGGGGCTTAAGCAGTACGGGTGGTGAGTGGTGGGGGCTGAAGCAGTGAGGGTGATGAGTGGTTGGGGCTGAAGCAGTACGGGTGGAGAGTGGTGGGGGCTGAACCAGTGAGTGTGGTGAGTGGTGGGGGCTGAAGCAGTGAGTGTGGTGAGTGGTGGGGGCTGAAGCAGTGATGGTGCAGGGTGGTGAGTGGTGGGGGCTGAAGCAGTGAGGGTGATGAGTGGTGGGGGCTGAAGCAGTGAGGGTGGAGAGTGGTGGGGGCTGAAGCAGTCAGTGTGGTGGGGGCTGAAGCAGTGGTGGTGAGTGGTGTGGGCTGAAGCAGTGATGGTGCAGGGTGGTGAGTGGTGGGGGCTGAAGCAGTGAGGGTGGTGAGTGGTGGGGGCTGAAGCAGTGATGGTGCAGGGTGGTGAGTGGTGGGGGCTGAAGCAGTGAGGGTGGAGAGTGGTGGGGGCTGAAGCAGTCAGTGTGGTGGGGGCTGAAGCTGTGGTGGTGAGTGGTGGTGGCTGAAGCAGTACGGGTGGTGAGTGGTGGGGCTGAACCAGTGAGTGTGGTGAGTGGTGGGGGCTGAAGCAGTGA belongs to Salvelinus namaycush isolate Seneca chromosome 20, SaNama_1.0, whole genome shotgun sequence and includes:
- the LOC120064822 gene encoding proline-rich extensin-like protein EPR1, coding for MNLPHERSLEPDSLSLQCPDPGSALLQVPAVITLCPLPSAASSFTTLHPHCFSPHHSPPSLIQPPPLTTLTASAPTTHHPYCFSPHHSPHLLLQPPPLTTLTASAPTTHHTHCFSPHHSPPCTITASAPTTHHTHYFSPHHSPPSLLQHPPLTTLHHHCFSPHHSPNSLVQPPPPSTRTASAPTTHHPHCFSPHHPHCFSTHHPPPLLLQPPPLSTLTALAPTTLHPHCFSLHHSHPHCFSPHHSPPSLLQPPPLTTLTASAPTTHHTHCFSPHHSPPCTITASAPTTHHTDCFSPHHSPHSLLQPPPLTTLTASAPTTHHTHWFSPTTHHPPHHSPPCTITASAPTTHHPHCFSPHHSPPCTITASAHTTHHHCFSPHHTDCFSPHHSPPSLLQPPPLITLTASAPTTHHPAPSLLQPPPLTTLTASAPTTHHTHWFSPHHSPPVLLQPQPLITLTASAPTTHHPPHHSPPVLLQPPPLSTRTASAPTTHHPYCFSPHHSPPVLLQPPPLTTRTASAPTTLPPHCFSFTTLPPHCFSPHHPYCFSPHHSPPSLLQHPPPSTLTASAPTTHHPYCFSPHHSPPVLLQPPPLTTRTASAPTTLHPYCFSPHHSPPVLLQPPPLSPLTASALTTLPPHCFSPHHPYCFSPHHSPPSLLQHPPPSTLTASATTTLPPHCFSLHHSPPSLLQSSPLSPLTASAPTTLPPHCFSLHHSPASLLQPSPLSPLTASAPTTLHPHCFSPHHPPPSLLQPPPLTTLTALAPTTFHTHCFSTHHFPPSLLQHPPTSTLTALAPTTLPPHCFSPPISNPPPLTTPTVLQPPTHQHCPSFPLPQQLLWAPESRQKGFPSKRPTGANQWEPENGGAT